Proteins co-encoded in one Candidatus Nomurabacteria bacterium genomic window:
- a CDS encoding DUF285 domain-containing protein, producing MIRIILKCVYLCFVFGFFTTTHAAVTPDAPTNFITTWNTENSGTSANNQITIPGTGAGYNYEIYWENTASSTQNGTTTLITTSSYTLTFPEPGIYEVQASGTFPRIFFNNTGDKDKILTVEQWGDIAWTSMAQSFFGCTNLTVPATDAPDLSGVTDMSSMFQSAASFNQPIEHWNVSNVTNMYSLFLSASIFNQPLNNWDVSNVTNMAWMFERTWDFNQPLNNWDVSNVTVMNRMFYGGAEMSPWNNPPNKFNQDISMWDTSSVTGMHLMFRNSDFNQPLNNWDVSKVQNFSEMFFASDFNQPLNNWDTSSSTNMLWMFRDNVVFDQDLSTWDISGNTNMSEMFLDAALSTQNLDATLTSWAAQPVQPNILFHLGLKTYTETGATALATLRDTYNWTITEQYKAEYYPSADAILEGTSIQSPLDYGATTTAVTITPKKNCTFIQWSDGNTDNPRQDVLTDNLSVTAELHCVTYSTSAATQRDRARQYGNETHAEVMEDRFLSDETTTSTLAAYTPPATLAESLEQVKALPKTLNTIDIATTDKGVVKDLIQTLLALVEVLTKLLLSMESEG from the coding sequence CACTATCCCAGGCACTGGCGCTGGATACAACTATGAAATCTATTGGGAGAATACCGCTAGCTCAACCCAAAACGGTACGACCACCCTCATTACCACCAGCTCATACACCCTGACCTTCCCTGAACCAGGTATATATGAGGTGCAAGCTAGTGGTACCTTTCCGAGGATTTTCTTTAACAACACCGGAGACAAAGATAAGATTCTGACCGTAGAGCAGTGGGGAGATATTGCTTGGACTAGTATGGCACAATCATTTTTTGGTTGCACCAACCTAACAGTGCCCGCTACCGATGCACCGGATTTGAGTGGGGTGACGGATATGAGTAGTATGTTCCAGAGTGCAGCTTCTTTTAACCAGCCTATAGAGCACTGGAATGTTTCGAATGTGACGAACATGTACTCATTATTCCTCTCAGCTTCAATTTTCAATCAGCCTTTAAATAATTGGGATGTTTCGAATGTGACGAATATGGCCTGGATGTTTGAGAGAACGTGGGATTTCAACCAGCCTTTGAATAATTGGGATGTTTCAAATGTTACTGTCATGAATAGAATGTTCTACGGTGGGGCTGAGATGTCACCGTGGAATAATCCCCCTAACAAATTTAACCAAGACATAAGCATGTGGGACACTTCCAGCGTGACTGGTATGCATCTAATGTTCCGAAACTCAGACTTCAACCAGCCATTGAATAATTGGGATGTTTCAAAAGTGCAGAATTTTAGTGAAATGTTTTTTGCATCAGACTTCAACCAGCCCTTAAACAACTGGGACACCTCCAGCTCAACAAACATGCTGTGGATGTTCAGAGATAATGTTGTATTCGATCAAGACCTTTCCACCTGGGATATTAGTGGTAATACAAATATGTCTGAAATGTTCCTAGACGCCGCCCTCTCCACCCAAAACCTAGACGCCACCCTCACATCCTGGGCCGCTCAACCAGTCCAACCAAACATACTATTCCACCTCGGCCTCAAAACATACACCGAGACCGGAGCCACCGCCCTCGCCACTCTCCGAGACACATACAACTGGACTATCACCGAACAATATAAAGCCGAATATTACCCATCCGCCGACGCTATCCTCGAAGGCACTAGTATCCAATCACCACTAGACTACGGTGCCACCACCACAGCCGTCACCATTACCCCCAAGAAAAACTGTACCTTCATCCAATGGAGCGATGGTAATACAGATAATCCCCGCCAGGATGTCCTCACCGATAACCTTAGTGTAACTGCGGAGCTCCACTGTGTTACCTATAGCACCAGTGCTGCCACCCAACGTGACCGTGCACGCCAGTATGGCAACGAAACGCACGCTGAAGTAATGGAAGATCGTTTCCTCTCCGACGAAACCACTACCAGTACTCTAGCTGCATACACTCCACCAGCTACGCTTGCAGAGTCGCTTGAGCAAGTCAAAGCTCTGCCTAAGACACTCAATACCATAGACATCGCCACTACCGACAAAGGCGTAGTCAAGGACCTCATACAAACTCTTTTGGCATTAGTGGAAGTGTTGACGAAGCTGTTGCTGAGTATGGAGAGTGAGGGGTAG